In a single window of the Natronosalvus caseinilyticus genome:
- a CDS encoding carboxypeptidase M32, with amino-acid sequence MATVDETAIDPSDAYERLLERSEKLTNVRMASMALGWDQRVMMPEGGTPARAGQLSTLSSLGHELLTADEVATWLEALESDGVTRDTGNAESADGLTDEQTAVVRELRREHDRAVDVPADLIERLTAHQAETQQVWQEVKAADDFERFAPALEELIALHRERAAAIDPAENPYRVLYEDSLPYLPLETVERIFDELRAHLVPLIDEIQERGRELPTPFAGHTYDEETQMALSEAVLDVLGYDRTHGRLDTAPHPFMSGNQFDARITTRFREDDPLDALTATIHEFGHATYQLGLPKDQYGTPLGSSLSSGVHESQSRFWENHVGRTKAFWELILPTVKEHFPHLEDVTVDEAYAAVNRIYPENLIRVEADELTYHLHVILRCEIDRAFVEGDLEVADVPQVWNDKMDDYLGVRPETDAEGCLQDTHWSYGFAGFQGYTVGSVLAAQLDAAMREDLEVDALVREGEFDPLREWMTEHVHRHGQRYPTEELIEVATGEPLTAEYFLEYVDEKFRTLYGL; translated from the coding sequence ATGGCAACTGTTGACGAGACTGCCATCGACCCGTCGGACGCCTACGAACGGCTTCTCGAGCGATCCGAGAAGCTGACGAACGTCCGGATGGCGTCGATGGCACTGGGGTGGGATCAACGGGTAATGATGCCCGAAGGGGGAACGCCGGCGCGAGCGGGGCAACTGTCGACGCTCTCGTCGCTCGGACACGAACTGTTGACCGCCGACGAGGTGGCGACGTGGCTCGAGGCGCTCGAGTCCGATGGGGTGACGCGGGATACGGGTAACGCTGAATCTGCGGACGGCCTCACCGACGAGCAGACGGCGGTCGTCCGGGAACTCCGCCGGGAGCACGACCGGGCGGTCGACGTCCCGGCCGACCTGATCGAGCGGTTGACGGCCCACCAGGCCGAGACTCAGCAGGTCTGGCAGGAGGTGAAGGCGGCCGACGACTTCGAGCGGTTCGCGCCGGCGCTCGAGGAACTCATCGCCCTCCATCGCGAGCGCGCGGCGGCGATCGACCCCGCGGAGAACCCCTATCGGGTGCTCTACGAGGATAGTTTGCCGTACCTGCCGCTCGAGACGGTCGAGCGCATCTTCGACGAGTTGCGCGCCCATCTCGTTCCGCTGATCGACGAGATTCAAGAGCGGGGCCGCGAGTTGCCGACGCCGTTCGCGGGCCACACCTACGACGAGGAGACCCAGATGGCGCTCTCGGAGGCCGTTCTGGACGTGCTGGGCTACGACCGAACCCACGGTCGTCTCGACACGGCTCCGCACCCGTTCATGTCCGGCAATCAGTTCGACGCCCGGATCACGACTCGCTTCCGGGAGGACGACCCGCTCGACGCGCTGACGGCGACGATTCACGAGTTCGGTCACGCGACCTACCAGCTCGGCCTCCCGAAGGATCAGTACGGAACTCCGCTCGGCTCCTCGCTCTCCTCGGGCGTCCACGAGTCCCAGTCTCGCTTCTGGGAGAACCACGTGGGTCGGACGAAGGCGTTCTGGGAGCTGATTCTCCCCACCGTCAAAGAGCACTTCCCGCACCTCGAGGACGTGACCGTCGACGAGGCCTACGCGGCGGTCAACCGGATCTACCCCGAGAACCTGATCCGCGTCGAGGCGGACGAACTCACCTACCACCTGCACGTCATCCTCCGGTGTGAGATCGACCGGGCGTTCGTCGAGGGCGACCTCGAGGTCGCCGACGTCCCGCAGGTCTGGAACGACAAGATGGACGACTACCTCGGGGTTCGACCGGAGACCGACGCCGAGGGCTGTCTCCAGGACACCCACTGGTCGTACGGCTTCGCCGGCTTCCAGGGGTACACCGTCGGGAGCGTGCTCGCAGCCCAGCTCGACGCCGCGATGCGCGAGGACCTCGAGGTAGACGCGCTCGTTCGGGAGGGGGAGTTCGACCCCCTCCGCGAATGGATGACCGAGCACGTCCATCGTCACGGCCAGCGCTACCCGACCGAGGAGTTGATCGAGGTGGCGACGGGCGAACCGCTCACCGCCGAGTACTTCCTCGAGTACGTCGACGAGAAGTTCCGGACGCTGTACGGCCTCTAG
- a CDS encoding PadR family transcriptional regulator has protein sequence MREQPPNTKSVLEQFSSAATAAGQSAQYDITIGTTKEDSRAVERELDELMAEVTSALPTDDVQFDDAIIKENLDEILLMLISLHGETHGKELLSDLTHLFGAQLSPGTVYPSLHELEDEGVLSMHAKVRTKEYAIADEDYVRTTVEQTMLQHLAFGLLLYAFLPRL, from the coding sequence ATGCGTGAGCAACCCCCCAATACGAAGTCCGTCCTCGAGCAGTTCTCGAGCGCGGCGACTGCGGCAGGGCAGTCAGCACAGTACGATATCACGATCGGGACGACCAAAGAAGACAGCCGGGCCGTCGAGCGCGAACTCGACGAACTCATGGCGGAGGTCACGAGTGCGCTCCCGACCGACGATGTCCAGTTCGACGACGCCATCATCAAGGAGAATCTCGACGAGATCCTCCTCATGCTCATCTCGCTCCACGGCGAAACCCACGGCAAAGAACTCCTCTCGGACCTGACGCACCTCTTCGGTGCCCAACTCAGCCCCGGGACGGTCTACCCGAGCCTCCACGAGCTGGAGGACGAGGGTGTGCTCTCGATGCACGCGAAGGTCCGCACGAAGGAGTACGCCATCGCCGACGAGGACTACGTCCGAACGACCGTCGAGCAAACGATGCTCCAGCACCTCGCGTTCGGATTGCTGTTGTACGCGTTCTTGCCGCGGCTGTAG
- a CDS encoding FlaD/FlaE family flagellar protein, which yields MSSPTPTPYLESLEQSSAHADATIKWARYLGETFGTTGALNCLRYYETLGWISPLVRKQMTSYLRGLSLGEIHNRRYDEPASLEYPLESLSGTLFGAHAQSLEYISKISGDDLEEHVMIARMAERRVERRLDDEEEDSSQPSEMVSIIRDEATSLS from the coding sequence ATGTCATCCCCCACCCCCACCCCGTACCTCGAATCGCTCGAACAGTCCTCGGCCCACGCCGACGCGACGATCAAGTGGGCTCGCTACCTCGGCGAGACCTTCGGCACCACCGGCGCGCTCAACTGCCTGCGGTACTACGAAACCCTCGGGTGGATCAGCCCGCTCGTCCGCAAGCAGATGACCTCCTACCTGCGCGGCCTCTCGCTCGGCGAGATTCACAACCGTCGTTACGACGAACCCGCGAGCCTCGAGTACCCCCTCGAATCGCTGTCGGGGACGCTCTTTGGCGCCCACGCCCAGAGCCTCGAGTACATCTCGAAGATCAGCGGGGACGACCTCGAGGAACACGTGATGATCGCGCGGATGGCCGAACGTCGTGTCGAGCGTCGACTGGACGACGAGGAGGAAGACTCGAGTCAGCCGAGCGAGATGGTGAGCATCATCCGAGACGAGGCGACGAGCCTCTCCTGA
- the serA gene encoding phosphoglycerate dehydrogenase, giving the protein MKILVTDPIDDAGLDVLRDAGHEVETAYELEGEALLEAISTAHGLIVRSGTEVTRGVLEAGENLVIVGRAGIGVDNIDIEAATDEGIIVANAPEGNVRAAAEHTVAMTFAAARSIPQAHARLKGGEWAKSEFLGTELNGKTLGIIGLGRVGQEVAKKLDALGMDLVAYDPYISEERADRLGAELVDLETCLERGDFLTIHTPLTPETEGLIGDAELERFGHGYLVNVGRGGIVDEDALAAKVEQEVVAGAALDVFREEPLPEDSPLLFVEDVIVTPHLGASTEAAQENVATSTAEQVVAALAEEPVANALNAPSIDESAFPRLEPYINIAETAGKIAAQVLDARIESIEVRYEGDIAEEDVEFVTASALKGVFEPLEWQVNAVNAPQIAEDRGVDVTESKSRQSEDFQSLISVTVSSGDDAITVDGTLFAGNDPRIVRIDDYRVDAIPHGKMVVTRNTDEPGVIGLIGTVMGAHGVNIAGMFNAREAHGGEALTVYNVDGEVPDEAREELEADERIIRVRYITLNGS; this is encoded by the coding sequence ATGAAGATTCTGGTCACGGACCCCATCGACGACGCGGGTCTGGACGTACTCCGCGACGCCGGCCACGAGGTCGAAACGGCCTACGAACTCGAGGGCGAGGCGCTCCTCGAGGCGATTTCGACGGCACACGGGCTGATCGTACGCTCCGGGACAGAGGTCACGCGTGGGGTCCTCGAAGCTGGCGAGAACCTCGTGATCGTCGGGCGGGCGGGTATCGGGGTCGACAACATCGACATCGAGGCGGCCACCGACGAGGGGATCATCGTCGCCAACGCACCGGAGGGGAACGTTCGTGCGGCCGCCGAGCACACGGTCGCGATGACCTTTGCCGCCGCCCGCTCGATCCCGCAGGCTCACGCCCGCCTCAAAGGCGGCGAATGGGCCAAAAGCGAGTTCCTGGGGACCGAACTCAACGGCAAGACCCTCGGTATCATCGGCCTCGGTCGCGTCGGCCAGGAGGTCGCGAAGAAACTCGACGCGCTCGGCATGGACCTCGTCGCCTACGATCCCTACATCTCCGAGGAGCGCGCTGACCGCCTCGGCGCCGAACTCGTCGACCTCGAGACCTGCCTCGAGCGCGGCGACTTCCTGACGATCCACACCCCGCTGACCCCGGAGACGGAGGGGTTGATCGGCGACGCCGAACTCGAGCGTTTCGGCCACGGCTACCTCGTGAACGTCGGCCGCGGCGGTATCGTCGACGAGGACGCCCTCGCGGCGAAGGTCGAGCAGGAAGTGGTCGCCGGGGCCGCCCTGGACGTCTTCCGCGAGGAACCGCTTCCCGAGGACTCCCCGCTGCTGTTCGTCGAGGACGTCATCGTCACGCCCCACCTCGGGGCCTCGACCGAGGCCGCCCAGGAGAACGTTGCGACCTCGACGGCCGAACAGGTCGTCGCCGCCCTCGCAGAGGAGCCAGTCGCGAACGCACTCAACGCGCCGTCGATCGACGAGAGCGCGTTCCCGCGCCTCGAGCCCTACATCAACATCGCCGAGACGGCGGGCAAGATTGCCGCCCAGGTGCTCGACGCCCGCATCGAGTCCATCGAAGTGCGCTACGAGGGCGACATCGCCGAGGAGGACGTCGAGTTCGTCACCGCCTCGGCGCTGAAGGGTGTCTTCGAGCCGCTCGAGTGGCAGGTCAACGCCGTCAACGCCCCCCAGATCGCTGAGGACCGGGGCGTCGACGTGACCGAGTCGAAGAGCCGCCAGAGCGAGGACTTCCAGAGCCTGATCTCGGTGACGGTCTCGAGCGGCGACGACGCGATCACGGTCGACGGTACCCTGTTCGCCGGCAACGACCCGCGGATCGTCCGCATCGACGACTACCGCGTCGACGCCATCCCCCACGGGAAGATGGTCGTCACCCGGAACACGGACGAACCCGGTGTCATCGGCCTCATCGGGACCGTGATGGGCGCCCACGGCGTCAACATCGCAGGGATGTTCAACGCTCGCGAGGCCCACGGTGGGGAGGCCCTGACCGTCTACAACGTCGACGGCGAAGTGCCCGACGAGGCGAGGGAAGAACTTGAGGCCGACGAACGGATCATCAGGGTTCGGTACATCACACTGAACGGGTCGTAG
- a CDS encoding DNA-directed DNA polymerase II small subunit, whose protein sequence is MPLEGPARIVSELTSRGYNADREAVTLIATADDPAGVLERAIDAAPENALVLRTEDVRTALDGATHQPASSEPTSARQDPPVSTGTGPDVSPQDEGNAPVETKGDSAPRTPLDPNRQSIDVANDMTGQSTGTGEYEDFVAVFRDRLERLGGKLRGRVNHRPATAIQSMPGGGEVGMVGLVNDIRSTASGHWLIELEDATGTFPWLVMKDRDYADLVDELLCDEVLAMEGTLSDDAGIAFVDSMYFPDVPRTHQPSTADRHVQAALISDVHVGSQEFMHDAWNRFTDWLHTEDAQHVEYLLLAGDMVEGVGIYPNQDEELDIIDIYDQYERFSEYLKQVPGDLEIVMIPGNHDAVRLAEPQPGFDENLREIMTAHDAQIVSNPAMVTVEGVSVLMYHGVSLDEVIAELPAEKASYDDPHKAMYHLLKKRHVAPQFGGHTRLAPEEKDHLIIDEVPDIFHTGHVHKLGFGKYHNVLAINSGCWQAQTDFQKSVNIDPDSGYAPIVDLDTLEITVQKFA, encoded by the coding sequence GTGCCACTCGAGGGGCCGGCCCGGATCGTCAGCGAACTCACCAGCCGCGGCTACAACGCCGACCGCGAGGCGGTGACGCTCATCGCCACCGCGGACGACCCCGCCGGCGTCCTCGAACGCGCCATCGACGCCGCCCCCGAGAACGCGCTCGTCCTCCGGACCGAGGACGTCAGGACGGCGCTCGACGGCGCAACCCACCAGCCTGCCTCGAGCGAGCCGACGTCCGCTCGCCAGGACCCCCCTGTTTCGACTGGAACCGGCCCCGACGTATCGCCACAGGACGAGGGTAACGCTCCAGTCGAAACGAAGGGGGATTCCGCTCCGAGAACGCCCCTCGACCCGAATCGGCAGTCGATCGACGTCGCCAACGACATGACCGGCCAGAGTACCGGCACCGGCGAGTACGAGGACTTCGTGGCGGTCTTTCGCGACCGCCTCGAGCGCCTCGGCGGTAAACTCCGGGGACGGGTCAACCACCGCCCGGCGACCGCCATTCAGTCGATGCCCGGCGGCGGTGAGGTCGGGATGGTCGGGCTGGTCAACGACATTCGCTCGACGGCCAGCGGCCACTGGCTGATCGAACTCGAGGACGCCACCGGGACGTTCCCGTGGCTGGTGATGAAGGACCGCGACTACGCCGACCTGGTCGACGAACTGCTCTGTGACGAGGTGCTCGCGATGGAGGGAACGCTCTCGGACGACGCGGGCATCGCCTTCGTCGACTCGATGTACTTCCCTGACGTGCCCCGGACCCACCAGCCCTCGACGGCCGACCGCCACGTGCAGGCGGCGCTCATCAGCGACGTCCACGTCGGCAGCCAGGAGTTCATGCACGACGCCTGGAATCGCTTTACCGACTGGCTCCACACCGAGGACGCCCAGCACGTCGAGTACCTCCTGCTGGCCGGCGACATGGTCGAGGGCGTCGGGATCTACCCGAATCAGGACGAGGAACTCGACATTATCGACATCTACGACCAGTACGAGCGCTTCAGCGAGTACCTCAAGCAGGTCCCGGGCGACCTCGAGATCGTGATGATCCCGGGCAACCACGACGCGGTTCGCCTGGCCGAACCCCAGCCCGGGTTCGACGAGAACCTGCGCGAGATTATGACCGCCCACGACGCACAGATCGTGAGCAACCCCGCGATGGTCACCGTCGAGGGCGTCTCCGTCCTGATGTACCACGGCGTCAGCCTGGACGAGGTCATCGCCGAGCTCCCCGCGGAGAAGGCGAGCTACGACGACCCGCACAAGGCGATGTACCACCTCCTCAAGAAGCGCCACGTCGCGCCCCAGTTCGGGGGCCACACCCGCCTCGCCCCGGAGGAGAAAGACCACCTGATCATCGACGAGGTGCCCGACATCTTCCACACCGGCCACGTCCACAAACTCGGGTTCGGGAAGTACCACAACGTGCTCGCGATCAACTCTGGGTGCTGGCAGGCCCAGACGGACTTCCAGAAGAGCGTCAACATCGACCCCGACTCCGGCTACGCGCCCATCGTGGATCTCGACACGCTCGAGATCACGGTGCAGAAGTTCGCGTAG
- a CDS encoding S26 family signal peptidase, giving the protein MSGDGGDDRQADSSERADGTGPERPSDRADGDQSRDDGTERAGSSRSPAEDDSSADRSESPPPAQASGDGGDGDGVGSGGGDVGSGGGGSGADVSSGGGGSGADVGNGSSGGSDGGIDGSRRQSTLASQTTRERDRTPPPPQRARPDDDRVTIEDDGPIRWFLRTDNGTVVAVRDVLSSVALVAVIGLVLFGISGIWPPLVAVESGSMEPNMERGDMIFVVAEDRFVGDGSIDGTGIVTRESGLENGHEKFGGAGDVIIFRPDGNARETPVIHRAHFWVEADENWVDGQANPEFVNGASCDRVRACPAPHDGFVTKGDANSGYDQTANVGADTSVVKPEWTTGKGMFRIPWLGHVRLGFEKLFPFAVIPDVSSGLSLLSPTLLGMVGATGFAYPPRSRRR; this is encoded by the coding sequence ATGAGCGGTGACGGCGGCGACGACCGACAGGCGGACTCGAGTGAGCGCGCCGACGGCACCGGGCCGGAACGCCCGAGCGACCGGGCGGACGGCGATCAGTCGAGGGACGATGGTACCGAACGGGCCGGCTCGAGTCGATCACCTGCAGAAGACGACTCGAGTGCGGACCGAAGCGAATCCCCGCCGCCGGCACAGGCGTCCGGCGATGGTGGTGATGGAGACGGTGTCGGTAGCGGTGGCGGCGATGTCGGTAGTGGCGGCGGCGGTAGCGGTGCCGACGTCAGTAGCGGTGGCGGCGGTAGCGGTGCCGACGTCGGTAACGGCAGTAGCGGTGGCAGCGACGGCGGTATTGACGGCTCGAGGCGCCAGTCGACACTCGCCAGCCAGACGACCCGGGAACGCGACCGGACACCGCCACCGCCACAACGGGCGCGGCCGGACGACGACCGGGTGACGATCGAAGACGACGGCCCGATTCGCTGGTTCCTCCGGACCGACAACGGCACCGTCGTCGCGGTGCGCGACGTACTGAGCAGCGTCGCGCTCGTGGCCGTCATCGGCCTGGTGCTCTTTGGCATCAGCGGCATCTGGCCGCCGCTGGTCGCCGTCGAGAGCGGGAGCATGGAACCCAACATGGAGCGCGGGGACATGATCTTCGTCGTCGCCGAGGATCGGTTCGTCGGCGACGGTTCGATCGACGGAACCGGAATCGTCACCCGCGAATCGGGCCTCGAGAACGGCCACGAGAAGTTCGGCGGGGCCGGCGACGTGATCATCTTCCGACCGGACGGCAACGCACGCGAAACGCCGGTGATCCACCGCGCTCACTTCTGGGTCGAAGCCGACGAGAACTGGGTCGACGGGCAGGCGAACCCGGAGTTCGTCAACGGCGCCAGCTGCGATCGGGTTCGGGCCTGTCCGGCCCCCCACGACGGGTTCGTCACGAAGGGCGACGCCAACAGCGGCTACGACCAGACGGCGAACGTCGGCGCCGACACGTCGGTCGTCAAACCCGAGTGGACCACCGGCAAGGGCATGTTCCGGATCCCGTGGCTCGGGCACGTCCGGCTGGGCTTCGAGAAACTCTTCCCGTTCGCGGTGATTCCGGACGTCTCGAGCGGCCTCTCCCTCCTGTCACCGACGCTCCTCGGGATGGTCGGCGCGACTGGATTCGCGTATCCGCCACGCTCGAGACGGCGCTGA
- a CDS encoding heme NO-binding domain-containing protein codes for MHGLVHQTLKTYVVEKTDEASWAVVLERSGIDPRLYLPVSHYPDEEIATILETVAELSGHEVAAVERDFGRALAPALLQNFRAHWREDWSLVDLIEALEEITAALAAKAADNQPPTVTCKSTESGLQITYRSHRDHPAMAHGILEGLAREFETDVTVTRVETERTDEETRAVFRLDGDGLE; via the coding sequence ATGCACGGACTCGTCCACCAGACGCTGAAGACCTACGTCGTCGAGAAGACCGACGAAGCGAGCTGGGCGGTCGTCCTCGAGCGCTCGGGGATCGACCCCCGGCTCTACCTGCCGGTCTCGCACTACCCCGACGAGGAGATCGCGACGATTCTTGAGACCGTCGCCGAGCTGTCGGGTCACGAGGTGGCGGCCGTCGAGCGCGACTTCGGCCGGGCGCTCGCTCCCGCGTTGCTCCAGAACTTTCGCGCACACTGGCGAGAGGACTGGTCGCTCGTCGACCTCATCGAGGCGCTCGAGGAGATTACCGCCGCACTCGCGGCCAAGGCGGCCGATAACCAGCCGCCGACGGTGACCTGCAAGTCGACCGAATCGGGTCTTCAGATCACGTACCGATCCCACCGCGATCACCCGGCGATGGCCCACGGCATCCTCGAGGGACTGGCTCGCGAGTTCGAGACGGACGTGACGGTAACCCGGGTCGAGACCGAGCGGACTGACGAGGAGACGCGGGCCGTGTTTCGCCTGGACGGCGACGGACTCGAGTGA
- a CDS encoding ribose-phosphate diphosphokinase, which translates to MTTIVSASSSQALAAALARERDTTLASVAYDRFPDGELFVSLESESADLEGERVVVVAATASSDAHVELLCLQDAAREAGASEVVTVVPYMGYGRQDRAFEPGQPISARAVARSISTGTDATFVVTPHETSVCAFFEPAATPVDAASILAEPLPADLEEPVFLSPDAGAIELAETVRDAYGRGETDYFEKTRHSGTDVEISPSDVDVANRDVVVVDDIIATGGTMSEAVGVLGERGVGRVFVTCVHPLLVRNAYTRLSNAGVEAVYGTDTLERPASAVSVAPVVAEALESAGHLD; encoded by the coding sequence ATGACCACCATCGTCAGCGCCTCGAGTTCCCAGGCGCTCGCGGCTGCCCTGGCCCGCGAACGCGACACGACGCTCGCCAGCGTCGCCTACGACCGCTTCCCCGACGGCGAACTCTTCGTCAGCCTCGAGAGCGAGTCGGCTGACCTCGAGGGCGAACGCGTCGTCGTCGTCGCCGCGACGGCCTCGAGCGACGCCCACGTCGAACTGCTCTGCCTGCAAGACGCCGCCCGGGAGGCCGGCGCGTCCGAAGTCGTCACCGTCGTCCCGTACATGGGCTACGGCCGCCAGGACAGGGCGTTCGAGCCCGGCCAGCCCATCTCGGCGCGCGCCGTCGCCCGGTCGATCTCGACTGGCACCGACGCGACGTTCGTCGTCACGCCTCACGAGACGTCGGTCTGTGCCTTCTTCGAGCCGGCGGCAACCCCGGTCGACGCCGCGAGCATCCTCGCCGAGCCCCTTCCGGCCGACCTCGAAGAGCCGGTCTTCCTCTCCCCTGACGCGGGCGCGATCGAACTGGCCGAAACCGTCCGCGACGCCTACGGCCGCGGGGAGACGGACTACTTCGAGAAGACCCGTCATTCCGGCACTGACGTCGAAATCTCGCCGAGCGACGTCGACGTCGCGAATCGAGACGTCGTCGTCGTCGACGACATCATCGCCACCGGCGGCACGATGAGCGAGGCCGTCGGCGTCCTCGGCGAGCGCGGCGTCGGGCGCGTCTTCGTCACCTGCGTCCACCCGCTGCTCGTCCGGAACGCCTACACGCGGCTCTCGAACGCCGGGGTCGAGGCCGTCTACGGCACCGATACCCTCGAGCGGCCGGCGAGTGCTGTCTCCGTCGCGCCAGTCGTCGCCGAGGCGCTCGAGAGCGCGGGCCACCTCGACTGA
- a CDS encoding HVO_0234 family beta-propeller protein, translating to MVSIDEKRVYGAREGATAAYVAAEMGVVRVLISGDAVGEFSLLERCTARDLAAGVGWLVVATGEDVLVCNLSSESEEPAFARTNFGPAVAVGIRDGTVLAADANGLAGSLDLEPLAENDWRDLAFADAKAPEEPTVRAADGDLLATDAGVYRRSGARLAHAGLSAVRDVSAAGVPLAATAGGLYRLGNGWMCDLEGPFDRVAADPLNDPGSLDRAHALGDAVYEHGTDEEDPETASENGWRRLDVPDAGLVDVAYGDGVYAVTEDGTVLVADPGREPGTEARWRPHAIGVRGVTGVVVPLERA from the coding sequence ATGGTATCGATCGACGAAAAGCGCGTCTACGGCGCTCGAGAGGGGGCGACGGCGGCCTACGTCGCGGCCGAGATGGGCGTCGTCCGCGTGCTGATTTCTGGCGACGCCGTCGGCGAGTTCTCGCTGCTCGAGCGCTGTACCGCCCGTGACCTCGCGGCGGGCGTTGGTTGGTTAGTCGTCGCGACCGGCGAGGACGTGCTGGTCTGCAACCTGTCGAGCGAGTCCGAGGAGCCAGCGTTCGCTCGAACTAACTTCGGTCCCGCCGTCGCCGTCGGAATCCGCGACGGGACGGTGTTGGCCGCGGACGCGAACGGCCTAGCGGGCAGTCTGGACCTCGAGCCACTCGCGGAGAACGACTGGCGCGACCTCGCGTTTGCCGACGCGAAGGCCCCCGAGGAACCGACCGTCCGGGCCGCCGACGGCGACCTCCTGGCGACCGATGCGGGCGTCTACCGGCGCTCGGGAGCCCGACTCGCACACGCCGGACTCTCGGCCGTCCGCGACGTCTCCGCCGCCGGCGTCCCCCTGGCGGCGACCGCGGGCGGCCTCTACCGCCTCGGCAACGGCTGGATGTGCGACCTCGAGGGACCGTTCGACCGGGTCGCGGCGGATCCGCTGAACGACCCCGGGTCGCTCGACCGCGCCCACGCGCTCGGCGACGCGGTGTACGAACACGGCACGGACGAGGAGGACCCCGAAACGGCGAGCGAAAACGGCTGGCGACGTCTCGACGTACCGGACGCCGGCCTCGTGGACGTCGCCTACGGCGACGGCGTGTACGCAGTTACCGAGGACGGAACTGTCCTGGTAGCCGACCCCGGTCGAGAACCGGGAACCGAGGCCCGGTGGCGGCCCCACGCGATCGGCGTCCGCGGGGTGACCGGCGTCGTCGTTCCGCTCGAGCGTGCCTGA
- the glmM gene encoding phosphoglucosamine mutase translates to MKVFGSSGTRGVANEELTPAFVLRVAKAAGTAWGVDRVALARDTRYTGRMMADAATSGLASTGTDVDRLGIVPTPGAQFYAEREGVPTIVITASHNPPQYNGVKLVGADGVELAVSDLEEIEQTLLGETFSVASWDETGRVREVDGVREDYVDELLANVDREKIADAGLTVALDPGHGAGSLTSPGFFRALGCRVVTVNAQVDGHFPGRDPEPVSQNLTDLGRLVRATDADLGVAHDGDADRAIFFDETGTYVEGDATLAALAAAELEPDDVTVSAVNVSQRLVDVANDVGADLELTPIGSTNIITRIEELELNDRHVPIAGEGNGGIFFPDFRLARDGGYTAARFLELVADRPVSEIVAPYDGYANVRRNVAYESTAERDAMLDAAANQAQSSDAELNTRDGYRLDHGDAWVLARPSGTEPLVRIYAEARERERAEALVTEMHEALIEAKEQA, encoded by the coding sequence ATGAAGGTATTCGGATCGAGCGGGACCCGCGGCGTCGCCAACGAGGAACTGACGCCGGCGTTCGTGCTCCGGGTCGCCAAAGCGGCGGGGACCGCCTGGGGGGTCGACCGGGTCGCGCTCGCTCGAGACACCCGGTACACGGGCCGGATGATGGCCGACGCGGCCACGAGCGGGCTGGCGAGTACGGGAACGGACGTCGACCGCCTCGGAATCGTCCCCACACCCGGTGCGCAGTTCTACGCCGAGCGCGAGGGAGTGCCGACCATCGTCATCACGGCCTCGCACAACCCGCCCCAGTACAACGGCGTCAAACTCGTGGGTGCCGACGGGGTCGAACTCGCGGTGTCCGACCTCGAGGAGATCGAACAGACCTTGCTGGGAGAGACGTTCTCGGTCGCGTCGTGGGACGAGACGGGCCGCGTTCGTGAGGTCGACGGCGTGCGTGAGGACTACGTCGACGAGTTGCTGGCGAACGTCGACCGCGAGAAGATCGCCGACGCCGGGCTGACGGTCGCGCTCGATCCCGGCCACGGTGCCGGCTCGCTCACGAGCCCCGGCTTCTTCCGGGCGCTCGGTTGCCGCGTCGTCACGGTCAACGCCCAGGTCGACGGCCACTTCCCTGGCCGGGACCCGGAGCCGGTCAGCCAGAACCTCACCGATCTCGGTCGACTCGTCCGCGCGACCGACGCCGACCTCGGAGTGGCCCACGACGGGGACGCCGACCGGGCCATCTTCTTCGACGAGACCGGCACCTACGTCGAGGGCGACGCCACCCTGGCCGCCCTCGCCGCCGCGGAACTCGAGCCCGACGACGTCACCGTCTCCGCGGTCAACGTCTCCCAGCGGCTGGTCGACGTGGCCAACGACGTCGGCGCCGATCTCGAGTTGACGCCGATCGGCTCGACGAACATCATCACCCGGATCGAGGAACTCGAGTTGAACGACCGCCACGTCCCGATCGCGGGCGAGGGCAACGGCGGGATCTTCTTCCCCGACTTCCGGCTGGCGAGGGACGGCGGCTACACGGCCGCGCGATTCCTCGAACTCGTCGCCGATCGCCCGGTGAGCGAGATCGTCGCGCCCTACGACGGCTACGCGAACGTTCGCCGGAACGTCGCCTACGAGTCGACCGCCGAGCGCGACGCGATGCTCGACGCGGCGGCCAACCAGGCCCAGTCGTCCGACGCCGAACTCAACACGCGCGACGGCTATCGCCTGGATCACGGCGACGCGTGGGTGCTCGCTCGCCCCTCGGGCACCGAGCCGCTCGTCCGGATCTACGCCGAGGCGCGCGAGCGAGAGCGGGCCGAGGCGCTCGTCACCGAGATGCACGAGGCGCTGATCGAGGCGAAAGAGCAAGCCTGA